A single genomic interval of Oscillatoria salina IIICB1 harbors:
- a CDS encoding GAF domain-containing sensor histidine kinase: protein MSNNNEKQLSFLNQLSELLVAQESDDFIQSIPQLLCEYLEADACVIWKRNSKEQRLTVIASSSQVDADYQALELSLKHPGVQSLLKKDKIACISNIKKYCSRYRLFAQKEIQKRKWVSLISCAIQYPNDPNDIFGIIDIVCKHERYFDESEKLLISYISNLIIMACQKNEQTLLRNLTKIIHKMTQVTDEEEMWQLLYDSADEAELVDAEHWLVGKLEYPQGKVEIIKHSPGLKYKKKFDWKNGIIGLALEQEKTINVSNVSASEWKDNYEEGWSDTKSEIAIPIKVDSIPIRKGTEIASGTKLIGILNIESIKVAHFSQKDQDHLQLLARFAAIMLDRIEFDTKLKLLRQVEKKIAKTQNYDQTINIVLDGIKNITKFSWINISLINLERTWIESKHLEGISDIETFKKLARHKLDSNDIQAEIVRNRQIEVTEADDPRFDKKIWKKYNHANLIRVFLPLIEPSTDQVIGTLEVGYPIEYRKYIYEEDIQILKGFVDYLVDILELQKSGFIQRIIHELKSPIDGLLSHISILQRRWNELNSEQIIVKCEDMMVDGYLLRYQAKQIEYFLGKGSFLNPLKEKTDIFKDVLLKIINELKPMICNDYGFNFDNIRYNSRTMRTIGEIDTDKIMLNQVFFNLFMNALKYSKKASIKRIELDVKHNVREGNVTIIFRDWGMGINSKHKDDIFRVGFRTPDAIKIAMGSGLGLAISREIMQKLGGDLILNNTSQPTEFHVILSKGDQ, encoded by the coding sequence ATGAGCAACAACAATGAAAAACAATTAAGTTTTTTAAACCAGTTATCAGAATTACTGGTTGCTCAAGAATCTGATGATTTTATCCAATCAATTCCTCAATTACTGTGTGAGTATCTAGAAGCAGATGCTTGTGTAATTTGGAAGCGCAATTCTAAAGAACAAAGACTCACAGTTATAGCGAGTTCATCCCAAGTAGATGCTGATTATCAAGCTCTTGAACTGAGTTTAAAACATCCGGGGGTTCAGTCTTTGCTAAAAAAAGATAAAATCGCTTGTATTTCTAATATTAAAAAATATTGTTCTCGCTATCGGCTTTTTGCTCAAAAGGAAATTCAAAAAAGAAAATGGGTTTCTTTAATAAGTTGTGCAATCCAATATCCCAATGACCCAAATGATATTTTTGGAATTATTGATATTGTTTGCAAACACGAGCGTTATTTTGATGAGTCGGAAAAGTTATTAATTAGTTACATTAGTAATTTAATCATCATGGCTTGCCAGAAAAACGAACAAACTTTACTTAGAAATCTTACAAAAATTATTCATAAAATGACTCAGGTTACAGATGAAGAAGAAATGTGGCAATTATTATATGATAGTGCGGATGAAGCTGAATTAGTTGATGCCGAACATTGGTTAGTCGGAAAATTAGAATATCCCCAAGGAAAAGTTGAAATCATCAAGCATAGTCCTGGGTTGAAATATAAGAAAAAATTTGATTGGAAAAATGGAATAATTGGATTAGCATTAGAACAAGAAAAAACTATTAATGTGTCTAACGTTAGCGCTTCAGAATGGAAAGATAATTATGAAGAAGGTTGGTCAGATACAAAATCTGAAATAGCAATTCCCATAAAAGTTGATTCTATTCCGATTAGAAAAGGGACAGAAATCGCATCAGGTACAAAATTGATTGGTATCTTAAATATTGAGAGTATCAAAGTCGCTCATTTTTCTCAGAAAGATCAAGATCATCTTCAACTCTTGGCTCGCTTTGCCGCTATTATGCTAGATAGAATAGAGTTTGATACAAAATTAAAACTATTACGACAGGTTGAGAAAAAAATTGCTAAAACCCAAAATTATGATCAAACGATCAATATTGTTTTAGATGGCATCAAAAATATTACAAAATTTTCATGGATTAATATTTCTCTGATCAATTTAGAAAGAACCTGGATTGAATCTAAACATCTTGAAGGAATCTCTGATATCGAAACATTTAAAAAATTAGCACGTCATAAACTTGATAGCAATGACATTCAAGCAGAAATCGTGAGAAATAGACAAATTGAAGTTACTGAAGCCGACGATCCACGATTTGATAAAAAAATTTGGAAGAAATATAACCATGCAAATTTAATTAGGGTTTTTCTGCCACTAATTGAACCATCTACGGATCAGGTGATTGGCACCTTGGAAGTAGGCTATCCGATAGAATACCGAAAATACATTTATGAAGAAGATATCCAAATTCTTAAGGGCTTCGTTGATTATTTAGTAGATATCTTAGAATTACAAAAATCTGGCTTTATTCAGAGAATTATTCATGAACTCAAGTCTCCCATAGATGGACTTCTCTCCCATATCAGTATTTTACAAAGACGTTGGAATGAGCTAAATTCAGAGCAAATCATTGTAAAATGTGAAGATATGATGGTAGATGGCTATCTTCTGCGCTATCAAGCAAAGCAAATTGAATATTTTTTAGGTAAAGGCAGTTTTTTAAACCCGCTTAAAGAAAAAACAGATATATTTAAAGATGTATTGCTAAAAATAATCAACGAGCTAAAACCAATGATTTGTAACGACTATGGATTTAACTTTGACAATATTCGTTATAATTCAAGAACGATGAGAACTATTGGCGAAATTGATACGGACAAAATTATGCTCAATCAAGTATTTTTTAATTTATTTATGAATGCATTAAAATATTCTAAAAAAGCAAGCATTAAAAGAATTGAACTAGATGTGAAGCACAACGTTCGAGAAGGGAATGTTACGATAATATTCCGAGATTGGGGGATGGGGATAAACTCCAAACATAAAGATGATATATTTAGAGTAGGATTCCGTACTCCTGATGCGATAAAGATAGCAATGGGAAGCGGTTTAGGGTTAGCAATTTCTAGAGAGATTATGCAAAAGTTAGGAGGAGATTTAATTTTAAACAATACATCACAACCAACAGAGTTTCATGTGATTTTATCTAAAGGAGATCAATAA
- the recN gene encoding DNA repair protein RecN has protein sequence MLQTLRIRNFALIDSLELDLGAGLNVLTGETGAGKSIILDAIDIALGGKVSSRLIRTGNKRAMVEATFTADPATAAWLKEQEIDLMDEELVICSRDLAIAPSSLRSRSRVNGVLVNRKFMDRLRSRLVEITAQGQTVQLMIPTLQRNLLDLYGGEELLQQREIVARAYEICSQAEQALTKRRSSEQQRLQRLDLIEYQTKELSAANLSDPDELEQQLSEREMLSHVVELQKLSYQVYQLLYQNDTGEPAAADLLGQVESLLTEMAEYDKKIEPILEVVKTAVTQVVEAGQQINGYGDRLEVDPDRLAEVEERVRILKQICRKYGPTLADAIAHYEKLQIELAELTDSGQSLEELEQEYQKASEKLTQECHQLTKLRHVAAQKLEAQLIAELKPLAMSKVQFQCRLTDCQPTAMGADTVTYYFSPNPGEPLQPLSAIASGGEMSRFLLALKACFSQTDDYWVTLIFDEIDAGVSGKVAQAIAEKLHQLSQQHQVLCVTHQPLIAALADVHFRVDKQIVDQPLLNNSEQTSQPQTPDEVSELRTVVRVTNLHDLNRRREELAELAGGHSANEARAFAESLLSQAAHRRQKK, from the coding sequence ATGCTTCAAACTCTCAGAATTCGGAATTTTGCTTTAATCGACAGCCTCGAACTGGACTTAGGTGCTGGTTTAAACGTTCTCACTGGCGAAACGGGTGCTGGTAAGTCAATTATCCTCGATGCGATCGACATTGCTTTGGGCGGAAAAGTGAGCAGTCGCTTGATTCGCACTGGTAATAAGCGAGCGATGGTAGAGGCGACTTTTACCGCCGATCCGGCGACAGCAGCTTGGTTAAAAGAGCAGGAAATCGACTTAATGGACGAAGAATTGGTGATTTGTTCGCGAGATTTAGCGATCGCACCAAGTAGTTTGCGATCGCGTTCTCGCGTGAATGGAGTCTTGGTTAATCGTAAGTTTATGGATCGGTTGCGATCGCGTTTGGTGGAAATTACTGCTCAAGGACAAACTGTACAACTGATGATTCCCACACTACAGCGTAATTTACTCGATCTTTATGGTGGTGAGGAATTACTTCAACAACGAGAAATTGTCGCACGAGCTTACGAAATCTGTTCTCAAGCCGAGCAAGCTTTAACTAAACGCCGTTCCTCTGAGCAACAACGATTGCAACGCTTAGATTTAATTGAATATCAAACCAAAGAACTCAGCGCCGCCAATCTTAGCGATCCCGACGAACTCGAACAACAACTGAGCGAACGGGAAATGCTCTCTCACGTCGTCGAACTGCAAAAACTCAGCTATCAAGTTTATCAACTTCTTTATCAAAACGATACAGGCGAACCTGCGGCGGCGGATCTTTTAGGACAAGTCGAATCGCTCTTGACAGAAATGGCAGAATATGATAAAAAAATCGAGCCAATCCTGGAAGTAGTTAAAACAGCAGTAACCCAAGTAGTTGAAGCCGGACAGCAAATCAACGGTTACGGAGATAGATTAGAAGTAGACCCAGACCGTTTAGCAGAAGTAGAAGAAAGAGTCAGAATCTTAAAGCAAATTTGTCGAAAATACGGTCCGACATTAGCAGACGCGATCGCCCACTACGAAAAGCTACAAATCGAGCTCGCCGAACTCACCGACAGTGGTCAATCCCTCGAAGAACTAGAACAAGAATATCAAAAAGCGTCGGAAAAATTAACTCAAGAATGCCATCAACTAACTAAATTACGTCATGTAGCCGCCCAAAAACTCGAAGCCCAACTAATCGCCGAACTGAAACCCTTAGCAATGTCCAAGGTACAATTTCAGTGTCGCCTAACCGATTGTCAGCCAACCGCGATGGGTGCAGACACAGTAACATATTACTTCTCACCCAACCCAGGAGAACCCTTGCAACCATTATCAGCGATCGCCTCCGGCGGCGAAATGAGTCGTTTCCTCTTAGCACTCAAAGCCTGCTTTTCCCAAACAGACGATTATTGGGTAACACTAATCTTCGACGAAATCGATGCCGGAGTATCCGGAAAAGTCGCCCAAGCGATCGCCGAAAAACTCCATCAACTCAGTCAGCAACATCAAGTCTTGTGCGTCACCCACCAACCCCTAATCGCCGCTTTAGCAGACGTACACTTCCGCGTAGACAAGCAAATTGTAGACCAACCACTTCTCAATAACTCAGAGCAAACCAGCCAACCACAAACTCCAGACGAAGTTTCCGAATTGCGAACCGTAGTCCGCGTTACCAACTTACACGATTTAAATCGCCGCCGGGAAGAACTCGCCGAATTAGCCGGAGGACATTCAGCCAACGAAGCAAGGGCTTTTGCTGAATCTCTTCTCAGTCAAGCAGCCCATCGTCGTCAAAAGAAATAG
- a CDS encoding DNA-binding transcriptional response regulator → MILFIDDEPRKVKHYIEELELSGYQVKFKDNVDDALNFWEERKQEINLIVLDVMMPIKDNCDEVVTQESEYGLKTGIYFYRKYLKSQDIPVILFTHWADANILDNENNQVHLLKKIDYLPCEFVEK, encoded by the coding sequence ATGATTTTATTCATTGATGATGAACCTCGAAAAGTGAAACATTATATTGAAGAACTAGAATTATCCGGTTATCAAGTAAAATTTAAGGATAATGTAGATGATGCTTTGAATTTCTGGGAAGAACGCAAGCAGGAAATAAACTTAATTGTATTGGATGTTATGATGCCAATCAAAGATAATTGTGATGAAGTTGTAACCCAAGAAAGTGAATATGGTTTAAAAACAGGGATTTATTTCTATAGAAAATATCTGAAAAGCCAAGATATTCCTGTCATCTTATTTACGCATTGGGCTGATGCTAATATTCTAGACAATGAAAATAATCAAGTTCATTTACTCAAAAAAATTGATTATTTACCTTGTGAATTTGTCGAAAAATAA
- a CDS encoding ABC1 kinase family protein, with amino-acid sequence MQKKTVSIVDYRSERKLNREKQIKQAIAVEEDRSSPITEQPPTEISRKLSTLVEDEGYRYDPIAIEAHYKRRPLQVIKRFFDILLPFTSFALSLWLDKLTNRVYRNRSRRAARLREILTQLGPTYIKIGQALSTRPDLVPPSYLEELTHLQDKLPSFPNEVAYRFIEEELGQPPLEIYTELTPEPVAAASLGQVYKGKLKTGEDVAVKVQRPDLIGRITLDIYILRTLAKWAQNSFQRVRSDLVAIADELAHRVFDEMDYVQEGKNAEKFAELYGYLPEIYIPKIYWEYTARRVLTMEWITGTKLTNIVEIEAQNIDATHLVEVGVECSLRQLLEHGFFHADPHPGNLLATPDGKLAYLDFGMMSDIKPYQRYGLIEAVVHLVNRDFEALAQDYVKLEFLTPETDLTPIIPALANVFGNALGASVAELNFKSITDQMSAMMYEFPFRVPAYYALIIRSMVTLEGIAIGIDPNFKVLSKAYPYVAKRLLTDPSPQLRASLRDLLFKDGSFRWNRLENLLRNARNSQDYDFDKVKNQAIDFLFSDRGTFIREKLVDEIVKAIDLYGRKTFFDFSATVRERVAVLGQPTTPTPVPLKPELKTENESLDHLKNIWQILQETPGFDPQSLLSLIPDLLAKPETQKMGQKIAGRLAQKVVARIIRNILLEEETPKKVTQNGGVIVKHPTERPKLVFPSAAVIRS; translated from the coding sequence ATGCAAAAGAAAACAGTCTCCATAGTTGACTATCGCTCAGAGCGGAAGTTGAATAGGGAAAAGCAAATTAAACAAGCGATCGCTGTAGAAGAGGATCGCTCAAGTCCGATAACAGAGCAACCGCCAACGGAAATTAGTAGGAAGCTGTCAACACTTGTAGAGGATGAAGGTTATCGCTACGATCCGATCGCGATCGAAGCTCACTACAAGCGCCGTCCCCTGCAAGTAATCAAACGATTTTTCGATATCTTATTGCCTTTTACCTCCTTTGCCTTAAGCTTATGGTTAGATAAACTAACTAATCGAGTGTATCGCAATCGCTCTCGTCGAGCAGCGCGACTGCGGGAAATCTTAACTCAACTCGGACCGACTTATATTAAAATCGGGCAAGCACTTTCAACTCGCCCCGATCTAGTTCCTCCCAGCTATCTCGAAGAACTCACCCATTTACAAGATAAACTACCTTCTTTTCCCAACGAAGTTGCTTATCGCTTTATAGAAGAAGAATTAGGTCAACCACCTCTAGAAATTTATACCGAACTTACCCCAGAACCTGTAGCCGCAGCTTCATTAGGACAAGTTTATAAAGGTAAACTCAAAACTGGCGAAGACGTAGCCGTAAAAGTGCAGCGTCCCGACTTAATTGGGCGGATTACACTAGATATTTATATTTTGCGAACTTTGGCAAAGTGGGCGCAAAATAGTTTTCAACGAGTACGCAGCGATCTCGTAGCGATCGCCGATGAATTAGCACATCGCGTTTTTGACGAAATGGATTATGTCCAAGAAGGCAAAAATGCGGAAAAATTCGCCGAACTTTATGGTTATTTACCCGAAATTTATATCCCCAAAATTTATTGGGAATATACAGCGCGGCGCGTCCTAACAATGGAATGGATAACGGGGACAAAACTAACTAATATTGTTGAAATTGAAGCACAAAATATCGACGCAACGCACTTAGTAGAAGTAGGAGTTGAGTGTTCTTTACGTCAGTTACTTGAACACGGCTTTTTCCACGCCGATCCTCATCCAGGCAACTTATTAGCTACCCCTGACGGCAAACTTGCTTATCTTGATTTTGGCATGATGAGCGATATTAAACCATATCAACGCTATGGTTTAATTGAAGCTGTCGTGCATTTAGTAAATCGTGATTTTGAAGCCCTTGCTCAAGATTATGTTAAGCTAGAATTTCTCACTCCAGAGACAGATTTAACCCCAATTATTCCCGCATTAGCGAATGTATTTGGTAATGCTTTAGGTGCGAGTGTTGCCGAGTTGAATTTCAAAAGTATCACTGACCAAATGTCAGCGATGATGTATGAATTTCCTTTCCGCGTACCAGCTTATTATGCACTGATTATTCGCTCAATGGTAACATTGGAAGGAATCGCGATCGGCATCGATCCGAATTTTAAAGTATTAAGTAAAGCCTATCCTTATGTTGCGAAACGATTATTGACCGATCCTTCGCCTCAATTACGAGCATCTTTGCGCGATTTATTATTTAAAGATGGTAGTTTTCGCTGGAATCGTTTAGAGAATTTATTGCGGAATGCGCGAAATTCTCAAGATTATGATTTCGACAAAGTTAAAAATCAGGCGATTGATTTTCTCTTTTCCGATCGCGGCACTTTTATCCGCGAAAAATTAGTCGATGAAATTGTTAAAGCCATCGATCTTTACGGACGGAAAACTTTCTTTGACTTCTCAGCTACAGTCAGAGAAAGAGTAGCAGTTTTAGGACAACCAACCACACCAACGCCCGTACCTTTAAAACCGGAATTAAAAACTGAAAACGAGAGTTTAGATCATCTGAAAAATATTTGGCAAATTTTGCAAGAAACTCCCGGTTTCGATCCCCAAAGTCTCTTATCTTTGATTCCCGATTTGTTAGCTAAACCCGAAACTCAGAAAATGGGACAAAAAATTGCGGGTAGGTTAGCGCAAAAAGTAGTAGCCCGAATTATTCGGAATATTTTATTAGAAGAAGAAACGCCCAAGAAAGTTACGCAAAATGGTGGTGTAATCGTCAAACATCCTACTGAAAGACCGAAATTGGTGTTTCCTTCGGCAGCAGTGATTCGCTCCTAA
- a CDS encoding ATP-binding protein: MDNGRIVEKTLENEKTIEKLKLENDFQSDLSPEQLEENNRRHEEIRKDYINTQVELNNQEKINPELKKLLRESDLPNPLIINERNDRISHLIAPDNEKQFEQNLMWMTQQGTEKDFLLILKLQKNCPYPISNKLSYFFKKALEKCKPSFSSFKQIKKHHNDLLKEYRSYQDEKNSQELQSKIENFVHQIETAGLYLYEENERFAAQSLLNYWITRLYRMGYDELDITLAEYDPSLAPELTEQDYPYVGLKPFTENDNQHFYGRETLINESITRLKESSLLAITGSAKIGKSSLVFAGILPKLKTGAIEGSDNWYYYPTITPGNKPLEHLAQIIKPDANEGWIQQQVAEFKTNPQHFCQSISNAHSDRPVVLVIDRFEELFTLCFDREERQAFVENLVKFIEASNTQHFLIFTICSDFIWKIDQIRNEKFQELLSKSQVKVDFLKDSELKEVIEKPAESIGLKFDRGLVDTLVKDFSGELDALPLLQFTLLKLWESRERDRVTWDSYKQLGIGGGRLALSNSAKKFYESLSDIEQKTCRLILLRLVRSTQGFKPMNPQVKRQELYQLATPEISISNIEEVLDRLVSENLVCKSSGKLESDDRFEIARESLIRHWSDLRDWMNQDRENLLQRLRLIDRSEEWQEKGKDKSLLLKGSVLEAYKNLKCLSTLEQEFIDSSIQEENC, translated from the coding sequence ATGGACAATGGAAGAATTGTAGAAAAAACATTAGAAAACGAGAAGACTATAGAAAAATTAAAATTAGAAAACGATTTTCAGAGTGATTTAAGTCCGGAGCAATTAGAGGAAAATAACAGGAGACATGAAGAAATCCGAAAGGATTATATTAACACTCAAGTAGAATTAAATAACCAAGAAAAAATTAACCCTGAATTAAAGAAATTGTTAAGAGAATCAGATTTGCCCAATCCACTGATAATTAATGAAAGAAATGATCGAATTTCTCATCTGATTGCTCCTGATAATGAGAAACAATTTGAACAGAATTTAATGTGGATGACTCAACAGGGAACTGAAAAAGATTTCCTTTTGATTTTGAAACTGCAAAAAAATTGCCCATACCCCATTTCAAACAAACTATCTTATTTTTTTAAGAAAGCTTTAGAAAAATGTAAACCATCTTTCTCCTCTTTCAAGCAAATCAAAAAGCATCACAATGACTTACTTAAAGAATACCGAAGTTACCAAGATGAAAAAAATAGCCAGGAACTGCAATCAAAAATAGAAAATTTTGTCCACCAAATAGAAACAGCCGGATTATATTTGTATGAAGAAAATGAACGCTTTGCTGCGCAAAGTTTATTAAATTACTGGATTACTCGACTTTATCGGATGGGTTATGATGAACTTGATATAACTCTAGCGGAGTACGATCCGTCTCTGGCTCCAGAATTGACAGAACAAGATTATCCTTATGTTGGGTTAAAACCATTTACAGAAAACGATAATCAGCATTTTTATGGTCGTGAAACCTTAATTAATGAATCAATTACTCGCCTTAAAGAAAGCTCTCTTTTAGCGATTACTGGTTCCGCAAAAATTGGTAAGTCATCATTAGTATTTGCTGGAATTTTACCAAAATTAAAAACTGGAGCAATAGAAGGAAGTGACAATTGGTATTATTATCCAACTATAACACCTGGAAATAAACCATTAGAGCATCTAGCACAAATCATTAAACCCGATGCTAATGAAGGTTGGATACAGCAACAGGTAGCAGAATTTAAAACTAATCCTCAGCATTTTTGTCAATCAATCAGTAATGCTCATTCCGATCGACCCGTTGTCCTGGTAATCGATCGATTCGAGGAATTATTCACTTTATGTTTTGACCGAGAAGAAAGACAAGCCTTTGTTGAGAATTTAGTGAAGTTTATTGAAGCCTCAAATACTCAACATTTTCTCATTTTTACTATCTGCTCTGATTTTATTTGGAAAATTGACCAAATCAGAAATGAAAAATTTCAAGAGTTGTTGAGTAAATCTCAAGTCAAAGTAGATTTTCTTAAAGATAGTGAATTAAAAGAAGTGATTGAAAAACCTGCTGAATCCATCGGCTTAAAGTTTGATAGAGGATTAGTAGATACACTGGTTAAAGATTTTTCCGGCGAACTAGATGCCCTACCATTATTACAATTTACTCTGTTAAAACTATGGGAGAGTCGAGAACGCGATCGCGTTACTTGGGATAGCTATAAACAACTCGGAATTGGTGGAGGACGTTTAGCATTATCCAATAGTGCTAAAAAGTTTTATGAGAGTTTATCTGACATCGAGCAAAAAACTTGTCGGCTGATTTTACTAAGATTAGTCCGCTCGACGCAAGGATTCAAACCAATGAATCCTCAAGTAAAACGTCAGGAACTTTACCAATTAGCCACGCCAGAAATTTCGATTTCTAATATTGAGGAAGTCCTCGATCGGTTAGTCTCTGAAAATTTAGTGTGTAAAAGTTCAGGTAAGCTAGAGAGTGACGATCGCTTTGAAATTGCTCGCGAATCATTAATCCGTCATTGGAGCGATTTGCGAGATTGGATGAACCAGGATAGGGAAAATTTGTTACAAAGATTAAGGTTGATCGATAGATCTGAAGAATGGCAGGAAAAGGGGAAAGATAAAAGTCTTTTACTTAAAGGCTCTGTACTTGAGGCGTATAAGAATTTAAAATGCTTAAGTACCCTGGAACAAGAGTTTATTGATTCTAGTATTCAAGAGGAAAATTGCTAA